The Acidobacteriota bacterium genome includes a region encoding these proteins:
- a CDS encoding PQQ-binding-like beta-propeller repeat protein, whose amino-acid sequence MRRCLLAAALILPCVAPPALAQSAAEPAPLWPGFRGPDGIPVSDNERLPLHWSTTENVEWSVDVPGSGWSSPIVVGDTVFLTTAARPTEATKRPEFGTEYSNEFMRELREQGLPWEEVLKRHDERFIEFPDEVDLDYQLIAYSLEDGAELWRRTFFAGPPPGGRHSKNTFASETPVSDGETIFVYTTGLGLWAYSLDGELRWERRLDPFQIYMDFGTGGSPALTDDLVLILNDNQEHPFLAAFSKQDGREFWRAARGRLAAPHAPNHRTSWSTPFVWRHDERTEIVALGPYTAISYDTMGRELWRLARHSLLPVPTPFAYEGLLYVTSGVHGDQNRPITAIRPGAAGDLTLGEGETSNEYVVWNDNRAGTYIPTPIPYKGSLWVVYDRGIFARYDAATGERLYRSRIRDSNGHFTTSPWAYRDRIFATDEAGTTFVFGTGDEFEQLHANPLDEMTLASPALAGDRLVMRTRSKLYSFRQP is encoded by the coding sequence ATGCGCCGCTGCCTCCTTGCCGCCGCGCTCATCCTGCCCTGTGTAGCGCCACCCGCGCTTGCACAGTCGGCGGCCGAGCCGGCGCCGCTCTGGCCGGGCTTCCGCGGACCAGACGGCATTCCCGTTTCGGACAACGAACGGCTGCCGCTCCACTGGTCGACCACCGAGAACGTCGAGTGGAGCGTCGACGTGCCCGGTTCCGGCTGGTCATCGCCGATCGTCGTCGGCGACACCGTCTTCCTGACCACGGCGGCCAGACCGACCGAGGCGACGAAGCGGCCGGAGTTCGGCACCGAGTACAGCAACGAGTTCATGCGCGAACTCCGCGAACAGGGGCTTCCCTGGGAGGAGGTCCTCAAGCGCCACGACGAACGCTTCATCGAGTTTCCCGACGAAGTCGACCTCGACTACCAGTTGATCGCGTACTCGCTTGAGGACGGCGCCGAACTCTGGCGGCGCACCTTCTTCGCCGGACCGCCGCCCGGGGGCCGCCACTCGAAGAACACCTTCGCCTCCGAGACACCGGTCTCCGACGGCGAGACGATCTTCGTCTACACCACCGGTCTCGGCCTCTGGGCCTACTCGCTCGACGGCGAGTTGCGCTGGGAGCGGCGGCTCGACCCGTTCCAGATCTACATGGACTTCGGGACCGGCGGCTCGCCCGCCCTCACCGACGACCTGGTCCTCATCCTGAACGACAACCAGGAACATCCGTTCCTCGCCGCCTTCTCCAAGCAGGACGGGCGCGAGTTCTGGCGCGCGGCCCGGGGACGGCTCGCCGCTCCGCACGCCCCGAACCACCGAACCTCCTGGAGCACACCCTTCGTCTGGCGCCACGACGAGCGCACCGAGATCGTCGCGCTCGGTCCCTACACGGCGATCAGCTACGACACGATGGGCCGGGAGCTGTGGCGGCTGGCTCGCCACTCCCTGCTGCCGGTACCGACGCCCTTCGCCTACGAGGGTCTCCTGTACGTGACATCGGGAGTTCACGGAGACCAGAACCGCCCGATCACGGCAATCCGGCCCGGCGCGGCCGGCGATCTCACCCTCGGTGAGGGCGAGACGAGCAACGAGTACGTCGTCTGGAACGACAACCGCGCCGGCACCTACATCCCGACCCCGATTCCCTACAAGGGCTCCCTGTGGGTCGTCTACGATCGCGGCATCTTCGCCCGCTACGACGCGGCCACCGGGGAACGGCTGTACCGATCGCGGATCAGGGACTCGAACGGCCACTTCACGACCTCGCCCTGGGCCTACCGGGACCGCATCTTCGCCACCGACGAGGCCGGCACGACGTTTGTGTTCGGAACCGGCGACGAGTTCGAGCAGCTCCACGCGAATCCACTGGACGAGATGACCCTCGCGTCTCCGGCGCTGGCCGGCGACCGGCTGGTGATGCGAACGCGGTCGAAGCTGTACAGCTTCCGCCAGCCGTAG
- a CDS encoding glycosyltransferase family 2 protein — MAGERVPTVAALVLNYNGRDITLQALASLEAMTYPACELIHIDNGSGDSSFEAVAAAHPGVTQIRVEENQGVVYGMNKGIELAVARGVDYLLLLNNDIEVEPDFLDQLVAVAEADPGIGCVGPKILYHGERDRLWSTGGRIRFRESMTRERGEGQVDRGQYDRDGEVPYVNGCAMLVRRSVVEEIGLWDPLFHLALDDADWCMRMKARGYRCYYAHRAVLYHMVARTVGGYRASRTFFNGRSAALFVRRYGGPAQWCSFLLFLSAGLFLAFFRELVRGNQGAVIAKLRGVIEGLRTPMAPPPGIDLREEHAQAAGSGQL, encoded by the coding sequence GTGGCTGGGGAGCGAGTACCGACGGTCGCCGCCCTCGTCCTGAACTACAACGGGCGCGACATCACGCTGCAGGCGTTGGCGAGCCTCGAAGCGATGACCTACCCGGCCTGCGAGTTGATCCACATCGACAACGGTTCCGGCGACAGCTCGTTCGAGGCCGTCGCGGCCGCGCATCCGGGTGTGACCCAGATCCGGGTCGAGGAGAACCAGGGTGTCGTCTACGGCATGAACAAGGGGATCGAACTTGCCGTCGCCCGCGGCGTGGACTATCTCCTGTTGCTCAACAACGACATCGAAGTGGAGCCGGACTTCCTCGACCAACTGGTGGCGGTGGCCGAGGCGGATCCGGGAATCGGCTGCGTGGGTCCGAAGATCCTCTACCACGGGGAGCGCGACCGGCTGTGGTCCACCGGCGGCCGCATTCGCTTTCGCGAGTCGATGACCCGCGAGCGGGGCGAAGGCCAGGTCGATCGCGGCCAATACGACCGAGACGGGGAAGTGCCCTACGTGAACGGCTGCGCCATGCTCGTGCGCCGGAGCGTCGTCGAGGAGATCGGCCTCTGGGATCCGCTGTTCCATCTGGCCCTCGACGATGCGGACTGGTGCATGCGGATGAAGGCGCGCGGTTACCGCTGCTACTACGCCCACCGCGCCGTGCTCTACCACATGGTGGCACGGACGGTCGGCGGCTACCGGGCCTCGCGGACCTTCTTCAACGGCCGCAGCGCCGCCCTGTTCGTGCGCCGCTACGGCGGGCCGGCGCAGTGGTGCTCGTTTCTCCTGTTTCTCTCGGCAGGCCTCTTCCTGGCCTTCTTTCGCGAACTCGTCCGCGGCAACCAGGGCGCCGTCATCGCCAAGCTCCGCGGCGTGATCGAGGGTCTCCGGACGCCGATGGCGCCGCCGCCGGGGATCGACCTGCGCGAGGAGCACGCGCAGGCTGCAGGTTCGGGGCAGTTATGA
- a CDS encoding ribbon-helix-helix protein, CopG family — protein MVVRATYSLDEATVRRLRRTAERLGKPQSQIVREAIADYAARCDRLSEVERLRMLEVLGRLRSAQVTGSAEAVEAELREIRESRRVGWDRDSDRR, from the coding sequence ATGGTGGTGCGCGCGACCTACTCGCTCGACGAAGCTACCGTCCGGCGCCTTCGGCGAACGGCGGAGCGGCTCGGCAAACCCCAGAGCCAGATCGTCCGCGAGGCGATCGCCGACTATGCGGCCCGTTGCGACAGGCTGAGCGAGGTCGAGCGGCTCCGCATGCTGGAAGTGCTCGGCCGACTGCGCAGCGCGCAGGTGACGGGCTCGGCGGAGGCGGTCGAGGCCGAGTTGCGTGAGATCCGCGAATCCCGTCGTGTCGGCTGGGACCGCGACTCCGATCGGCGATGA
- a CDS encoding type II toxin-antitoxin system VapC family toxin, whose translation MIHLDTSALVDALVSPHRSFDRLMSFVEDGHRLGISTLVLYEWLRGPRTVAERLAQEQILPAAAAVPFDAEAAARAAEIYEVVSRPRARQADIAIAACALVQGAALWTLNERDFADVPELEIVQ comes from the coding sequence ATGATTCACCTTGACACCTCGGCCCTGGTGGACGCTCTGGTGTCTCCTCACCGTTCGTTTGACCGGCTGATGTCCTTCGTCGAGGACGGCCACCGTTTGGGTATCTCCACACTGGTTCTGTACGAGTGGCTTCGCGGACCGCGAACGGTGGCGGAGCGACTGGCGCAGGAGCAGATCCTGCCGGCCGCTGCCGCCGTGCCGTTCGACGCCGAGGCCGCGGCTCGAGCCGCCGAGATCTACGAAGTCGTCTCGCGGCCCCGCGCTCGCCAGGCGGACATCGCGATCGCGGCGTGCGCCCTGGTTCAGGGCGCCGCGCTCTGGACTCTCAACGAGCGTGACTTCGCCGATGTACCCGAGCTGGAGATTGTCCAGTAG
- a CDS encoding serine O-acetyltransferase: MSSSPVLKNLREDTRRLRAIKTKPFPFYVLESLLFENGYQAVVLYRIAHWFKSRRIPVLGPFVARLSLFLNSVDIAPGARIGPGLFISHGIGLVIGNGARIGRNGTLLHQVTIGAPTGRRLDHMPTLGDNVFVGAGSRLIGSIEIGDGVFIGVNCVVTEDIPAGTKVTTTAGLTLEAPGSAQTDGESA, from the coding sequence TTGTCCAGTAGTCCCGTGCTGAAGAACCTGCGCGAGGACACGCGCCGCCTGCGCGCGATCAAGACCAAGCCGTTCCCCTTCTACGTGCTCGAGTCGCTGCTGTTCGAGAACGGCTACCAGGCCGTCGTGCTCTACCGGATCGCCCACTGGTTCAAGAGCCGTCGCATCCCGGTGCTAGGGCCGTTTGTCGCCCGGCTGTCGCTGTTTCTCAACAGCGTCGACATTGCGCCTGGGGCCCGCATCGGGCCTGGTCTGTTCATCAGCCACGGCATCGGCCTGGTGATCGGCAACGGCGCGCGCATCGGGCGCAACGGAACGTTGCTGCATCAGGTGACGATCGGCGCCCCGACCGGCAGGCGGCTGGACCACATGCCGACCCTCGGCGACAACGTCTTCGTCGGCGCCGGTAGTCGCCTGATCGGCAGCATCGAGATCGGCGACGGTGTCTTCATCGGCGTGAACTGCGTCGTGACGGAGGACATCCCGGCCGGCACGAAGGTCACGACGACCGCGGGCCTGACGCTCGAAGCCCCCGGCAGCGCTCAGACCGACGGGGAGAGCGCGTAG
- a CDS encoding DUF4160 domain-containing protein, producing MIEVSRFYGIVVEMECEDTPPAHFHVRYGGAIVLIGIERLTVLKGRLPPRALGLVMEWADLHRDELRQAWKRGQRSEDLGKIAPLE from the coding sequence ATGATTGAAGTCAGCCGCTTCTACGGAATCGTCGTCGAGATGGAGTGTGAAGATACGCCTCCGGCCCACTTCCACGTCCGATACGGCGGCGCGATCGTGTTGATCGGCATCGAGAGGCTGACCGTGTTGAAGGGCCGCCTCCCACCGCGTGCCCTCGGCCTGGTGATGGAGTGGGCCGACCTGCACCGGGACGAGTTGCGGCAGGCCTGGAAACGCGGGCAGCGCTCGGAAGACCTGGGGAAGATCGCGCCGCTGGAGTGA
- a CDS encoding MBL fold metallo-hydrolase — MTEQIAEKILDSLYRIVVPLPRNPLKEVNCYVLAEDDRFLVIDTGMNRPECREVLTTGLDEIGVDLEKTDFLATHLHADHHGLIPELLQPGRTASMGAIDAAAMGRTHGGWSENSPMGVYLRRSGFPPNELAESFRRHPGARFSGRMIEYAPLVEGDVIEIAGYRLEVIDTPGHTFGHISLYDRAKRLFIAGDHILGDITPNIQAWADDHDPLGLYLDSVARVEAFDVDLCLPGHRSLIHDFQGRCRELREHHEVRGQEVVDILRANGSRNAYDTAALMTWDIRAKSWDDFPIMQRWFATGEAIAHLRWLEDLGELQREDAGERILYRA, encoded by the coding sequence ATGACCGAACAGATCGCCGAGAAGATCCTCGACTCGCTCTACCGGATCGTCGTGCCGCTGCCGCGGAACCCGCTCAAGGAAGTGAACTGCTACGTCCTCGCCGAGGACGACCGCTTCCTCGTGATCGACACCGGAATGAACCGGCCCGAGTGCCGGGAGGTCCTGACCACGGGACTCGACGAGATCGGAGTCGACCTGGAGAAGACCGACTTCCTGGCGACCCACCTCCACGCCGACCACCACGGCCTGATCCCGGAACTGCTACAGCCGGGCCGCACCGCATCGATGGGCGCCATCGACGCCGCGGCGATGGGCCGGACCCACGGCGGCTGGTCCGAGAACAGTCCAATGGGCGTGTACCTCCGGCGGAGCGGGTTCCCGCCCAACGAGCTGGCCGAGTCCTTCCGGCGCCACCCGGGCGCGCGCTTCAGCGGCCGGATGATCGAGTACGCGCCGCTGGTCGAGGGCGACGTGATCGAGATCGCCGGCTACCGCCTCGAGGTCATCGACACGCCGGGCCATACGTTCGGTCACATCTCGCTGTACGACCGCGCGAAGCGCCTGTTCATCGCCGGCGACCACATCCTGGGCGACATCACGCCGAACATCCAGGCCTGGGCCGACGACCACGATCCGTTGGGCCTCTACCTCGACAGCGTCGCCAGGGTCGAGGCGTTCGACGTCGACCTCTGCCTGCCCGGCCACCGGAGTCTCATCCACGATTTCCAAGGCCGCTGCCGGGAACTCCGCGAGCACCACGAGGTCCGCGGCCAGGAAGTGGTCGACATTCTCCGGGCGAACGGAAGCCGCAACGCCTACGACACGGCAGCGCTCATGACCTGGGACATCCGCGCCAAGTCCTGGGACGACTTCCCGATCATGCAGCGCTGGTTCGCCACCGGCGAAGCAATCGCGCACCTGCGCTGGCTGGAGGACCTGGGCGAACTGCAGCGAGAAGACGCCGGCGAGCGGATTCTGTACCGTGCGTAG
- a CDS encoding type II toxin-antitoxin system VapC family toxin: MTLAYVDSSAIIRAAFGEGGTPETERRLSGFESLVSANLLEAEVRSAFARERIPFPRDTLNQVEWIHPHRPLTREIETVLDAGYLRGADLWHLATALFVPREPEDVTFLTLDRRQRSVAEALGFRV, encoded by the coding sequence GTGACCCTCGCCTACGTCGATTCGTCGGCGATCATCCGAGCGGCCTTCGGGGAAGGCGGCACACCCGAAACGGAACGTCGCCTGTCCGGTTTCGAGAGCCTAGTCTCGGCGAATCTGCTGGAGGCAGAGGTACGGAGCGCCTTCGCCCGGGAGCGGATTCCCTTTCCTCGGGACACGCTGAATCAAGTGGAGTGGATCCACCCTCACCGCCCGTTGACGCGAGAAATCGAGACGGTTCTCGATGCCGGGTACTTGCGAGGCGCGGATCTCTGGCACCTGGCAACAGCTCTCTTCGTTCCCCGAGAGCCCGAAGATGTCACGTTCCTCACGCTGGACAGACGACAGAGGAGCGTCGCCGAGGCGCTCGGCTTTCGCGTCTGA
- a CDS encoding type II toxin-antitoxin system prevent-host-death family antitoxin, with amino-acid sequence MTITYSTYEAKARFSEVLRQVREGKTVTISYRGEPTAEIRPIERRKQTIEECLEQMEREGTLTRARNPKQPIRMVARVPGALERFLADRNR; translated from the coding sequence ATGACGATCACGTACTCGACCTACGAAGCGAAGGCGCGCTTCTCGGAAGTCCTCCGGCAGGTGCGCGAGGGCAAGACGGTGACGATCTCGTATCGGGGAGAGCCGACCGCCGAGATCCGGCCGATCGAGCGCCGGAAGCAGACGATTGAAGAGTGCCTGGAGCAGATGGAGCGCGAGGGGACGCTGACCCGAGCGAGGAACCCCAAGCAGCCCATCCGGATGGTCGCACGGGTACCCGGAGCTCTGGAACGCTTCCTGGCAGACCGCAACCGGTGA
- a CDS encoding AMP-binding protein, with product MPLTESHVPVDTSSPVLETTVGGILRDAASSAPDTVALIEGVPGERRSWTYAELLSDAERVARALAARFEKGDRVAVWAPNIPEWVLLEYGAGLAGVVLVTVNPAYQPKELEYVLRQSRSSGIFYLRSFRGNPMEESLKQVADDLPELREIIPFDEFEDFVASAPDDVELPEVTPDDPVQIQYTSGTTGFPKGAYLHHRGITNNARFVAERLGVTPGDAYVNPMPLFHTGGCVLGVLGPCQQQATLVNLVMFEPGLMLALVEELRATHLLGVPTMLIAVMEHPDFASRDLSSVHTVCSGGATVPADLVRRIEKTLGVQFSIIYGQTEASPGVTLMKPDDSEEDKANTLGPVLPQTEMKVIDPSTGATLPIGEQGELCCRGYLVMLGYFEMPDKTAETIDEDGWLHTGDLVTMDDRGYTTITGRLKDMIIRGGENIYPREIEELLFEHPQVADVAVVGLPDERWGEIVGAFVRDADPSNQASDGELHTYCREHLSPQKTPKAWYRVDEFPLTPSGKIQKFVLVEEWRKGAYSAA from the coding sequence ATGCCGCTGACCGAGAGCCACGTTCCCGTCGACACCAGTTCGCCCGTCCTCGAGACGACGGTCGGCGGCATCCTCCGTGACGCCGCGTCCAGTGCCCCGGACACGGTAGCGCTGATCGAGGGCGTGCCTGGAGAGCGGCGGTCCTGGACCTACGCGGAACTCCTGTCGGACGCGGAACGCGTGGCGCGGGCGCTCGCCGCCCGCTTCGAGAAGGGCGACAGGGTCGCCGTCTGGGCGCCCAACATCCCGGAATGGGTGCTGCTCGAGTACGGCGCGGGACTCGCCGGCGTGGTCCTGGTGACGGTCAACCCGGCCTACCAGCCGAAGGAGCTCGAGTACGTGCTGCGCCAGTCCCGGTCGTCCGGCATCTTCTACCTGCGCTCGTTCCGCGGCAATCCGATGGAGGAGTCGTTGAAGCAGGTGGCGGACGACTTGCCGGAACTTCGCGAGATCATCCCGTTCGACGAGTTCGAGGACTTTGTGGCCTCGGCGCCGGACGACGTCGAGCTTCCCGAGGTGACTCCGGACGATCCGGTCCAGATCCAGTACACGTCAGGGACCACCGGCTTCCCCAAGGGCGCCTATCTCCACCACCGCGGGATCACGAACAACGCCCGTTTCGTCGCCGAGCGTTTGGGTGTCACGCCCGGCGACGCCTATGTCAACCCGATGCCCCTGTTCCACACGGGCGGCTGCGTGCTGGGCGTCCTCGGTCCCTGCCAGCAGCAGGCGACCCTGGTCAACCTGGTCATGTTCGAACCCGGGCTCATGCTGGCGCTGGTCGAAGAACTCCGCGCCACGCACCTGCTCGGGGTGCCGACGATGCTGATCGCGGTGATGGAGCATCCCGACTTCGCCAGCCGCGACCTGTCGTCCGTCCACACCGTCTGCTCGGGCGGTGCGACCGTGCCGGCCGACCTGGTGCGGCGGATCGAGAAGACGCTCGGGGTGCAGTTCTCGATCATCTACGGCCAGACCGAGGCGTCGCCGGGCGTCACGCTGATGAAGCCGGACGACAGCGAGGAGGACAAGGCGAACACGCTCGGTCCGGTGCTGCCGCAGACCGAGATGAAGGTGATCGACCCGTCGACCGGCGCCACGTTGCCGATCGGCGAACAGGGCGAACTCTGCTGCCGCGGCTACCTCGTCATGCTCGGCTACTTCGAGATGCCGGACAAGACCGCCGAGACGATCGACGAGGACGGCTGGCTCCACACCGGCGATCTGGTGACGATGGACGATCGCGGCTATACGACGATCACCGGCCGGCTGAAGGACATGATCATCCGCGGCGGCGAGAACATCTACCCGCGCGAGATCGAGGAGCTGCTGTTCGAGCATCCCCAGGTCGCGGACGTCGCGGTGGTCGGTCTGCCGGACGAGCGCTGGGGCGAGATCGTCGGCGCTTTCGTCCGCGACGCGGATCCGTCGAACCAGGCGAGTGACGGGGAACTCCACACCTACTGCCGCGAGCACCTGTCGCCGCAGAAGACGCCCAAGGCCTGGTACCGGGTCGATGAGTTCCCGCTGACGCCGTCCGGGAAGATCCAGAAGTTCGTGCTGGTGGAGGAGTGGCGGAAGGGGGCCTACAGCGCGGCCTGA
- a CDS encoding acyl-CoA carboxylase subunit beta, which produces MQALRSNVDVRSEQFRKNRADILEQIEQVNGLLDQVAGGGGPEAMNRLRSRGRLPVRERVANALDRDSPFLEISPLAAWNSYYTVGSGFVLGVGVISGTECVILGHDPSVRAGAFNEFNSKKLMRGLEIARINRLPYVQFVESAGADLRGNTGDDPDAQTKRTLGHFAESGRLFYEISELSKMRIPTVSIVFGASTAGGAYQPGMSDYNIFVKNQAMVSLGGPPLVKMATGEDAEPESIGGADMHCRVSGLGDYLAQDEMDGIRLCRDVIAHLNWRKEGPGPSLPPDDPVLDPEELLGLVSRDLRSPLDIREVIGRIVDGSRFEEFKPLYGPTIVCGWSSIHGYPVGILGNNGALFSESAEKATQFIQLCNQIDVPLLFLHNITGYIVGTDYEQGGITKNGSKMINAVSNSTVPHLSVIVGASYGAGNYGMSGRAYGTRFTYIWPTAKIAVMGPEQMAGVMTIVTRRAAQRRGIEFDEEADRKRAAGVIHWAEKRSLGLYATSRVSDDGMIDPRDTRTVLGLSLSACHSRAVEGAKGYAVFRM; this is translated from the coding sequence ATGCAGGCTCTCAGATCCAACGTCGACGTTCGTTCGGAGCAGTTCAGGAAGAACCGCGCCGACATCCTGGAACAGATCGAGCAGGTGAACGGCCTGCTCGATCAGGTGGCCGGCGGTGGCGGGCCGGAGGCGATGAACCGCCTGCGGAGCCGCGGCAGGCTGCCGGTGCGCGAGCGCGTGGCGAACGCCCTCGACCGGGACAGCCCGTTCCTCGAGATCTCGCCGCTCGCGGCCTGGAACTCGTACTACACGGTCGGTTCCGGGTTCGTGCTCGGCGTCGGCGTGATCTCAGGCACGGAGTGCGTGATCCTCGGCCACGACCCTTCGGTGCGGGCCGGCGCCTTCAACGAGTTCAACTCGAAGAAGCTGATGCGCGGCCTGGAGATCGCCCGGATCAACCGGTTGCCCTACGTCCAGTTCGTGGAGTCGGCGGGCGCCGACCTGCGCGGCAACACCGGCGACGATCCGGACGCGCAGACGAAACGGACACTTGGGCACTTCGCCGAGTCCGGCCGTCTGTTCTACGAGATCTCCGAACTGTCCAAGATGCGCATTCCGACCGTGTCGATCGTCTTCGGCGCCTCGACCGCGGGTGGGGCGTACCAGCCCGGGATGAGCGACTACAACATCTTCGTCAAGAACCAGGCGATGGTCTCGCTCGGCGGTCCGCCCCTGGTCAAGATGGCGACCGGAGAGGACGCCGAGCCGGAGAGCATCGGCGGCGCGGACATGCACTGCCGCGTCTCGGGACTGGGCGACTACCTGGCGCAGGACGAGATGGACGGTATTCGCCTCTGCCGAGACGTGATCGCCCACCTGAACTGGCGCAAGGAAGGTCCCGGTCCGAGCCTGCCGCCCGACGACCCGGTGCTCGATCCGGAGGAACTGCTTGGCCTCGTCTCCCGGGACCTGCGCTCCCCGCTGGACATCCGCGAAGTGATCGGGCGGATCGTCGACGGATCGCGGTTCGAGGAATTCAAGCCGCTCTACGGGCCGACGATCGTCTGCGGCTGGTCCTCCATCCACGGCTACCCCGTCGGCATCCTGGGCAACAACGGCGCGCTGTTCTCCGAGTCGGCGGAGAAGGCGACCCAGTTCATCCAGCTCTGCAACCAGATCGACGTGCCGCTCCTGTTCCTGCACAACATCACCGGCTACATCGTCGGTACCGACTACGAGCAGGGCGGGATCACGAAGAACGGCTCGAAGATGATCAACGCGGTCTCGAACTCGACTGTGCCGCACCTCTCGGTCATCGTCGGCGCGTCGTACGGCGCCGGCAACTACGGCATGAGCGGTCGCGCGTACGGCACTCGCTTCACCTACATCTGGCCGACCGCGAAGATCGCGGTCATGGGCCCGGAGCAGATGGCCGGCGTGATGACGATCGTGACCCGCAGAGCGGCGCAACGGCGCGGCATCGAGTTCGACGAGGAGGCCGACCGGAAGCGCGCGGCCGGCGTCATCCACTGGGCCGAGAAGCGCTCGCTGGGTCTCTATGCGACCTCCCGGGTTTCCGACGACGGGATGATCGACCCGCGCGACACCCGTACGGTGCTCGGTCTTTCGCTGTCGGCCTGTCACAGCCGGGCGGTCGAAGGGGCGAAGGGCTATGCCGTCTTCAGGATGTGA